Genomic segment of Nocardiopsis mwathae:
GCGCAGCCCTCGTGGGCCCGCCACGCGCCGCGCGACCGCGGGGAGATCCTGCGGCGCGGCTACGAGCTGCTCATGGAGCGCCAGGACGACCTCGCCCTCCTCATGACACTCGAAATGGGCAAGCCGGTCGCCGAGGCCAAGGGCGAGATCGCCTACGCCGCGGAGTTCTTCCGCTGGTTCTCCGAGGAGGCCGTCCGCATCGAGGGCGGCTACTCGCTGTCGCCCAACGGCCAGGCCCGCTTCCTCATCATGCGCCAGCCCGTCGGCCCGTCCATGCTCATCACGCCGTGGAACTTCCCCATGGCCATGGGCACCCGCAAGATCGGCCCGGCCATCGCGGCCGGGTGCACCATGGTGCTCAAGCCGGCGCAGCAGACGCCGCTCTCGGCGCTCGCCCTGGCCGACATCCTGCGCGAGGCCGGCCTGCCCGACGGAGTCCTCAGCGTGGTCCCCACGACCGACGCCGGCGGGGTCACCGAGCCGCTGCTGCGCGACGGCCGCATCCGCAAGCTGTCCTTCACCGGGTCCACGCAGGTCGGCCGCACGCTGCTGGAGCAGAGCGCCGCCCAGGTCCTGCGCACCTCCATGGAGCTCGGCGGCAACGCCCCCTTCCTGGTGTTCGACGACGCCGACCTGGACGCCGCCGTCGACGGCGCCATGCAGGCCAAGATGCGCAACATCGGGGAGGCGTGCACCGCCGCCAACCGCTTCTACGTCCAGGCGGACATCGCCCCCGAGTTCGCCCGCCGCCTCGGGGAGCGCATGTCCGAGCTGCGGCTCGGCCGCGGCACCGAGCAGGGGGTGCAGGTCGGCCCGCTGATCGACGCCAAGGCGCGGGAGAAGGTGCAGTCCCTGGTGGACGACGCGGTCGGCCGCGGCGCCAGCGTCCTGGTGGGCGGCGGCCCCGGCGAGGGCGACGGCTACTTCTACCGGCCGACCGTCCTGTCCGATGTCCCCAAGGAGAGCGAGCTCTCCTCGACCGAGATCTTCGGCCCGGTCGCCCCGGTCATTTCCTTCGAGACCGAGGAGGAGGCCCTGGCCGCCGCCAACGACACCGAGTACGGGCTGGTCAGCTACGTGTTCACGGAGAACCTGAAGCGGGCGCTGCGTGTCTCGGAGGAGCTGGAGACCGGCATGGTCGGGCTGAACCAGGGCATCGTGTCCAACCCGGCGGCCCCGTTCGGCGGCATCAAGCACTCCGGCCTGGGCCGCGAGGGCGGCCGCGTCGGCATCGAGGAATTCCTCGAAACGAAGTACGTCGGGATCGGCGGGGTGTAGCGCGGTTCCGGAGGCCTGTGGGCGGGGTGCTGCCGTCCACAGGCTGTTGACGGGCGTGGCGGTGCGGCGGAGCGCCCGGAGATCACCGGCCGCTCGGCGCCGCCGACTCCGGGTCCGCCAGTCCGCCCGCGGCATCGTCGCCGTTCGCCGGGTCGTTGATCCGCTCCACCGTGTCGAGCATGTGCGCGGTGATCAGCCGCAGCAGCGCCTCCTCGTCGCCGTCGGCGATGGCGTCGAGCACCTTGCGGTGCTCCTGCACCAGCTCCTCGGGCTCGGGGTAGGCCGCCTGCATCACGGTCAGGCACATGCGCGTCTCCACCAGCAGCGTCTGGGCCATCCGCTCCAGCCGGGAGTTGCCGGAGCAGCTCACCAGTGTCCGGTGGAACGCCTGGTCGGCGTCGCTCATGGCGACCCGGTCGCGGGTCGCGGCGGCGTCGACCAGCCGCTGCAGCGCGGCCGTCAGCCGGGCGGTGGCCTCGCCCCGGTTGCCCCGCATGATGAGCTCGCAGGCGGTGCGCTCGATCGCGAGCCGGGCGACGTAGACGTCGCGCACGTCCTGGGCCGTGAGCTCCCGGACGAACAGCCCGCGGTGGCGCTCGCTGCGCAGCAGCCCCTCCTGGACGAGCCGCTGCATGGCCTCCCGCAGCGGGCCGCGGCTCACCCCCAGCCGTCCGGCGAGGTCGGTCTCGCCGAGCTGGTCCCCGGGGGCCAGCTCGCCGTACATGATGGCGGATCGGAGCTGGTCGGCGATGAGGGCGGCGGTGGACCTCCGGGGAACGGGTCGAAGTCGGCCTGGGGAGTTCATGACATCCGCACACCTATCTATGGCGTCTGCTCGGGTGAATCGGTCGGGTGGTCGGGCGGTCGACCCACCGCGCTCGGGGCGATCGAATCGGGTGGTCCGGGCCGATTCCGACCTTAACCTCCCGAACATCGCCGACCGCCACCGTCGCGCGGTGCGCACTACCTTCTCCTACCCGCGCCCTCGCCGCGTATGGCGGCCTCATCCGTCGACCACCACCCGGTCCGCCTCGGCTCCGGGCGCGGGGGCGCCCGCGGCGAACAGCGCTCCCAGGCCGTCGCGGGGCGCCGTCGCCCCCGCCAGTCGCAGCCCTTCCCACACGCTGACCTGGTTGGCGGTCAGGACGGTCTTGCCGAGCCGCGCCTCCAGGTCCGCCAGGATCGCGGCGGTGTGCAGCGCGGTGTCGGGGACGAGGACCGCCTCGGCGTCGGGGTGGTCGTCGGCGGCGACGAAGTCCAGCACCTCGGCGGCGGCCAGCGTGCCCACCTCCGCCGCCGTGACGATGCCGCGCCCGGCCCGCGCCACGACCTCGACGCCGCCCTCGCCCAGGAAGTCGGCGAAGAGCAGCGCCACGTCCGCCGGGTAGGTGGCGGCGATCGCCACCCGCCCGACGCCCAGGTGGCGCAGGGCGTTGACGAACGCGAACGACGTGCTCGACGCGGGCACGCCCGCCGCATCCCGCACGTCGGCGACCTGCCGCCGCGCGCCCTCCCAGCCGAACACGAAGCTGCCGCTGGTGCACGCCCACACCGCCGAGTCGACGCCCAGCGCCCGCAGCTCGCGCGCGCCGTCACCGAGCACGTCGGAGCCGCCGATGTCGAGCAGGGCGTCCACCCGGTGCGCGTCCTCCCGCATCAGGGTGTGTACGAGGCGCAGCGTGACATCGCCGCCGATCAGATCCTGCAGGAT
This window contains:
- a CDS encoding NAD-dependent succinate-semialdehyde dehydrogenase, with product MTVADAETRVVEQVSKRLLIGGRWQDAKNGATFKVEDPSTGSVLCEVADAAPEDAMLALDAAAEAQPSWARHAPRDRGEILRRGYELLMERQDDLALLMTLEMGKPVAEAKGEIAYAAEFFRWFSEEAVRIEGGYSLSPNGQARFLIMRQPVGPSMLITPWNFPMAMGTRKIGPAIAAGCTMVLKPAQQTPLSALALADILREAGLPDGVLSVVPTTDAGGVTEPLLRDGRIRKLSFTGSTQVGRTLLEQSAAQVLRTSMELGGNAPFLVFDDADLDAAVDGAMQAKMRNIGEACTAANRFYVQADIAPEFARRLGERMSELRLGRGTEQGVQVGPLIDAKAREKVQSLVDDAVGRGASVLVGGGPGEGDGYFYRPTVLSDVPKESELSSTEIFGPVAPVISFETEEEALAAANDTEYGLVSYVFTENLKRALRVSEELETGMVGLNQGIVSNPAAPFGGIKHSGLGREGGRVGIEEFLETKYVGIGGV
- a CDS encoding GntR family transcriptional regulator, with amino-acid sequence MNSPGRLRPVPRRSTAALIADQLRSAIMYGELAPGDQLGETDLAGRLGVSRGPLREAMQRLVQEGLLRSERHRGLFVRELTAQDVRDVYVARLAIERTACELIMRGNRGEATARLTAALQRLVDAAATRDRVAMSDADQAFHRTLVSCSGNSRLERMAQTLLVETRMCLTVMQAAYPEPEELVQEHRKVLDAIADGDEEALLRLITAHMLDTVERINDPANGDDAAGGLADPESAAPSGR
- a CDS encoding maleate cis-trans isomerase family protein, with translation MPTVGFLYPGYSAQDDYPILQDLIGGDVTLRLVHTLMREDAHRVDALLDIGGSDVLGDGARELRALGVDSAVWACTSGSFVFGWEGARRQVADVRDAAGVPASSTSFAFVNALRHLGVGRVAIAATYPADVALLFADFLGEGGVEVVARAGRGIVTAAEVGTLAAAEVLDFVAADDHPDAEAVLVPDTALHTAAILADLEARLGKTVLTANQVSVWEGLRLAGATAPRDGLGALFAAGAPAPGAEADRVVVDG